A single region of the Lotus japonicus ecotype B-129 chromosome 4, LjGifu_v1.2 genome encodes:
- the LOC130715994 gene encoding endo-1,4-beta-xylanase 5-like yields MSLILHICVILFAGVTAEALSYDYTASIECLANPHKPQYNGGIVQNPELNDGLKGWTAFGDAKIEHRESSNNKYVVARSRNQAHDSVSQKIYLQKEKHYTLSAWIQVSEGNVPVTAMVKTTKGSKFAGATFAESKCWSMLKGGLTADTSEIVELYFESNNTSVEIWIDNISLQPFTEKQWKSHQDQSIEKARKRKVLVQAIDDQGNPLPNASISITQKKSSFPFGSAINNYILNNSAYQNWFTSRFTVATFANEMKWYTTEYAQGKENYPVADAMMQFAKQHNIAVRGHNIFWEDPNYQPSWVPSLSPDQLRSAVIKRVSSVVSRYKGQLIGWDVMNENMHFSFFEDKLGQDFSSQSFKLAHYIDGETTLFLNEYNTIEDGRDGSSTPARYIQKIRQILSYPGNGGLPLGIGLESHFPNFPPNLPFMRASIDTLASTGFPIWITELDVANQPGQVEYFEQVLREAHSHPKVQGIVMWTAWSPNGDCYRICLVDNNFKNLPAGDVVDKLLNEWGLRKLLGKTDQNGFLDLSLFHGDYEIEISHPVKKDSTFTQHVQVIPKDESKKATQFVQLSM; encoded by the exons ATGAGTCTCATCCTTCATATATGTGTCATCCTTTTTGCAG GTGTCACAGCTGAAGCATTATCCTATGATTACACTGCCAGCATTGAA TGTTTGGCAAATCCACACAAGCCTCAGTATAATGGAGGAATCGTCCAAAACCCAGAACTGAATGATGGACTAAAAGGGTGGACTGCATTTGGGGATGCAAAAATAGAACATAGAGAATCATCAAACAACAAATATGTGGTAGCCCGTAGCAGAAATCAAGCACATGATAGTGTTTCCCAGAAAATTTACCTGCAAAAGGAGAAGCATTATACCTTATCAG CTTGGATACAAGTGAGTGAGGGAAATGTTCCAGTTACAGCAATGGTCAAAACAACTAAAGGATCCAAATTTGCTGGTGCCACTTTTGCTGAGTCTAAGTGCTGGTCTATGCTTAAGGGTGGTCTCACAGCAGATACATCAGAAATTGTTGAGCTATATTTTGAG AGCAATAATACTTCTGTGGAAATATGGATAGACAACATTTCCTTGCAACCATTTACAGAAAAGCAATGGAAGTCTCATCAAGATCAAAGCATTGAGAAG GCTCGCAAGAGGAAGGTATTAGTCCAAGCAATTGATGACCAAGGAAACCCTTTACCAAATGCAAGTATATCTATCACGCAGAAGAAGTCAAGTTTTCCATTTGGAAGTGCCATAAACAATTACATCCTAAACAACAGTGCATACCAAAACTGGTTCACATCAAGGTTCACAGTCGCCACATTTGCAAATGAAATGAAGTGGTACACCACAGAATACGCACAGGGCAAGGAGAACTACCCTGTTGCTGATGCCATGATGCAGTTCGCAAAGCAACACAACATTGCGGTTCGCGGCCACAACATATTCTGGGAAGATCCAAATTACCAACCAAGTTGGGTTCCTTCACTCTCACCAGACCAACTCCGCTCAGCAGTTATTAAGAGGGTGAGTTCGGTTGTGTCTAGATACAAGGGCCAGCTTATTGGTTGGGATGTTATGAATGAGAATATGCACTTCTCATTCTTTGAAGATAAACTTGGACAAGATTTTTCATCACAGTCTTTCAAATTGGCTCACTATATTGATGGGGAAACTACTTTGTTCTTGAATGAATATAACACCATTGAGGATGGTAGAGATGGTTCATCAACCCCTGCAAGGTATATCCAGAAGATCAGACAAATCCTAAGTTATCCCGGAAATGGAGGATTGCCACTTGGAATTGGGTTGGAGTCTCATTTCCCTAACTTCCCTCCTAACTTGCCTTTCATGAGAGCTTCCATTGATACTCTTGCTTCCACTGGTTTTCCAATTTGGATTACAGAATTAGATGTTGCAAACCAACCTGGACAG GTAGAGTATTTTGAACAAGTTCTTAGAGAAGCACACTCACATCCAAAGGTTCAGGGCATTGTAATGTGGACAGCTTGGTCACCAAATGGAGATTGTTATAGGATTTGCTTGGTAGATAACAATTTCAAGAACTTGCCTGCAGGGGATGTTGTGGACAAGTTGCTAAATGAATGGGGGTTAAGAAAACTATTAGGGAAGACAGACCAAAATGGGttccttgatctctctctatttcATGGAgattatgaaattgaaattagTCACCCAGTCAAGAAGGATTCCACTTTCACTCAACATGTACAAGTGATTCCAAAAGATGAGTCCAAGAAAGCAACACAATttgtacaactttctatgtag